The sequence cacacacacacacacacacacggctgggAGAACTACAAGTCCCTGCAGCCCCTGCTGTAACCCAggatgaaacacacacacacacacacacacacacacacacacacacacacacacggctgggAGAACTACAAGTCCCTGCAGCCCCTGCTGTAACCCAggatgaaacacacacacacacacacacacacacacacacacacacacacacacacacacacacagggctgGGAGAACTACAACTCCCTGCAGCCCCCGCTGTAACCCaggatcacacacacacacacacaactcccTGCAGCCCCCGCTGTAACCCAggatgaaacacacacacacacacacacacacggctgggAGAACTACAAGTCCCTGCAGCCCCCGCTGTAACCCAggatgaaatacacacacacacagggctgGGAGAACTACAACTCCCTGCAGCCCCCGCTGTAACCCAggatgaaacacacacacacacacacacacacacacacacacacacacacacactctacaacttcctgcagcctctgctgtAACCCAggatgaaacacacacacacaaacacacacaccttcctgcagcctctgctaTAACCCAGGATGAACCATAGGCCCAGGGCTGCTGGGAGTTGTAgatttccctctacacacacacacacacacacacacacacacacacgcatatgaGGCTAGAGTATTCCCAGATGTCAGGGCTGAGCAGTCTGTGATCTCAACTCGTGGGAGCCACAGCCATGGCCTCACAATGGCAGCTAAAACTTGAAGTCCACCAGCTTCGACATGGTTTAGagcagaggtccccaacccccCACGGCCTGTTAGGAATCAGGTTGCCCAGCAGGATGTGAGCAGCGGGTGAGGGAatattactgcctgagctctgcctgctgtcagatcagcggcagcattagattctcagaggagCACGAACTAATCGTGAACTGCACAcgcgagggatctaggctgctccttaggagaatctaatgcctgatgatctgcaGTGGagcagtttcatccccaaaccaccccctccctgtctgtggaaaaattatctttcgTGAGACTGGTCCCTGGTGCCGAACAGCTTGGGGACCACTGGTTTGGAGAGTTCAAAGCAGGTTCTGCAGGTGAGGCCGTGGGAAGGAGCTCCCGGGGATGAAAAACTGGTTATTGCAGAGATCTTGGAAGTTGCAGTTTTTTAGAGGGCCCTCTGGGAGTTGGAGTTCCTGGGAGCAACCTCTTCCCTCTGTAAGGCCACCCCTCTCAGCCCCAGGGACTCAGGTCTGCAGGCACCTTGACCATCACGAGCCTCTTGGTCCATGGCTGGTCCTGGGGCCATGACTCCCCCACACAGAACCAGAGGGCATAGCGTGGTGAGCGTCCACTTCCTTCTGTGAAGGTGATCAGATCTGGGGGCCCAGGAGTCTAGTCAGTGATGAGAAGAGGACCCTCTACCCGCCCTTCCCCGTAAACTTGAATGGCAATCCCCACCATTTCCCCTGACCTAAGGCCCTCTGCTGCCTCGCCCAGAGGACTGCTTGTTTGGGGAAAGTCCCCATGATTCTGTTTGTatacttcctcctccttccctctctccctcccatcaTGGTGGGGTTGTTGGAAGGCCCCCCACCCCCGCAAGCCCCCAAGCCTCAGCATTCACAACAGGCCCAGAGTAGGGGGCCCAGGCTTCCAAGGATGCCAGTGAATCTGGAGGAGAAGCTGGTTGGCATTCAGTCCCCTCTGAGGCCGCACTGTCCAACTGCAGCCATTAGTCATGTGAGGTCATTTCAGTTTAAATTGTAATCAATTAAAACGAAtcgtaggccgggcgcggtggctcaagcctgtaatcccagcattttgggaggctgagacgggcggatcacgaggtcaggagatcaagactatcctggctaacacggtgaaaccccgtctctactaaaaatacaaaaaactagccgggcgtggtggcgggcgcctgtagtctcagctacttgggaggctgaggcgggagaatggcgtgaacccgggaggcggagcttgcagtgagctgagatcacaccactgcactccagcctgggagacacagcgagactccgtctcaaaaaaaaaaaacaaacaaacaaaaaaaacgaatCGTGTCCTGGTGGCACTCGCCTCACCCAAGTGCTCGGCCCttgtggctagtggctgctgCACTGGACAGTGCAGGTGACTGTCATTTCCATCATGGCAGAAAGTGCCACCGCACAGCGAAACCCTAAGGGACATAGCTTTCCTGCTATTGGTCTGTCCACCATCATTAGTTACGATAATGATGACAGCGGCAGCTAATTCCCCGAGCATGCTGTGTACTGGGCCTGTGTCTCACCCCAGTGCTGGCAGGCAGGTAGAGAGAGGAGACCGTCCTCGGATTCCACGGGCTCAGGGCAAAGTCCTTTGCCTCGGGTTATACAGTGGGCCAAGGGCAGCCAGGGTCTGAATTCAGTCCTAATcctgagtttttgttgttgttgtttgagacagagtctggctctgtcaccaggctagagtgtagtggtgcgatctcggctcactttaaTCTctccctccctggttcaagtgattctcctgcctcagcctcccgggtagctgggattacaggcgtgtgccaccatgcccgactatttgtttgtatctttagtagagatggggtttcactatgttggccaggctggtctcaaactccagaccacgtcatctgcccgcctcggcctcccaaagtgctgggactacaggcgtgagccaccgtgcccggccaatccTGAGTTCTTAACCACTGTGCAGTCTGCTTTCTACTGGGCAGGGCGAAGCCCCCATCTCACTCACCTACAATGAAGGGCCCCAGGTCGAACACGCCTCCTTCCTTGTCCTTGGGGACCTCGCCATCAGGCCCATGCCCGCTGTTGAGCAGCTCCTCGCTCACTGCCCAGTATGTGTGGCAGTGCCCCAGCCGCTGGGCCCAGAGCCGCTGCCCGGCCCGCCGCAGAGCCAGTCCCCCACCCAGGGAGCTCAGCACGTGCCTCACGTAGCTCATCACTCCCCTGTCTGTCAGGGACATGCCAGGGTCTGGCAGTGTGATTGGCCATCCAGGCAGCGTCCTGTCTCCCACTTCGGACCCCACCAGCCGCAGGCCCTCCGGGCAGGAGATGGTCTGCTGGAAGACTTGGCGGCCCCGGTAGAAGGCTGTCACCTCGAACTCCCACTCTGAGCAGTGGCAGCAGCCGTGTGAAGGGGAGAGAGATTGAGAATCAGGGGCTGCCGCCCAGACCTCAGCCCTCCCAGCCTGCAGCTGACACTCACCTTCCCCCGGCACCAACAGCCGCTTCAGTGGGTTCTCAGAGGGCTCCAGGTTTGGGAAGGGAGTGGGACTGTCCAAGCTGGGGCTCCGCAAGGGCTGAGGGGCTACAGCCAGGCTTGGGGGTCCTGGATCTGGCAGTGGGGCCAACACCATGTTACCCAGTAACTCATCCAGAATGTTTTCCTGgagggaaacaaagaaagagaatcagGCATTTCCATAGTCTTTTCTGGAGACTTCCTATGGACCAGGTCTGTTCTCAGCAATGCAGGGAGGTGAGGCTTGAGCTCTGCCTTCAAGGGGCTTCCAGCATGGGGACAGAGCCAGCCATGGCATCAACAGCCAAACACTCTAATGAACGCCAGGTGCTACCATTCCAACCCAAGGATCTGGCTCTATGCAGGTAAGACCTGGGCGGGGCAGGCTGGGTAGAATTTCAGAGGGGATGCTCCCCCAGCTCAGGCCTCAGCAGGATCAAGGTGAGGGAGTTTTCAGTTCCCAAGAGGCTGACAGCCCCCTGCCGAAGTCCATGAAATCCTGGGAAGGTGTGCTAGGGCCTTGAATGCAGGGTGAAAACTCGGAATTTTCTCCTGAGGAGACTGGAG comes from Macaca fascicularis isolate 582-1 chromosome 19, T2T-MFA8v1.1 and encodes:
- the IRF3 gene encoding interferon regulatory factor 3 isoform X2; protein product: MGTPKPRILPWLVSQLDLGQLEGVAWVNESRTRFRIPWKHGLRQDAQEEDFRIFQAWAEATGAYVPGRDKPDLPTWKRNFRSALNRKDGLCLAEDRSKDPHDPHKIYEFVNSGVGDFSQPDSSPDTNGGGSTSDTQENILDELLGNMVLAPLPDPGPPSLAVAPQPLRSPSLDSPTPFPNLEPSENPLKRLLVPGEEWEFEVTAFYRGRQVFQQTISCPEGLRLVGSEVGDRTLPGWPITLPDPGMSLTDRGVMSYVRHVLSSLGGGLALRRAGQRLWAQRLGHCHTYWAVSEELLNSGHGPDGEVPKDKEGGVFDLGPFIVDLITFTEGSGRSPRYALWFCVGESWPQDQPWTKRLVMVKVVPTCLRALVEIARVGGASSLENTVDLHISNSHPLSLTSDQYKAYLQDLVEDMDFQGPGET
- the IRF3 gene encoding interferon regulatory factor 3 isoform X9 codes for the protein MVLAPLPDPGPPSLAVAPQPLRSPSLDSPTPFPNLEPSENPLKRLLVPGEEWEFEVTAFYRGRQVFQQTISCPEGLRLVGSEVGDRTLPGWPITLPDPGMSLTDRGVMSYVRHVLSSLGGGLALRRAGQRLWAQRLGHCHTYWAVSEELLNSGHGPDGEVPKDKEGGVFDLGPFIVDLITFTEGSGRSPRYALWFCVGESWPQDQPWTKRLVMVKVVPTCLRALVEIARVGGASSLENTVDLHISNSHPLSLTSDQYKAYLQDLVEDMDFQGPGET
- the IRF3 gene encoding interferon regulatory factor 3 isoform X11, with amino-acid sequence MVLAPLPDPGPPSLAVAPQPLRSPSLDSPTPFPNLEPSENPLKRLLVPGEDLITFTEGSGRSPRYALWFCVGESWPQDQPWTKRLVMVKVVPTCLRALVEIARVGGASSLENTVDLHISNSHPLSLTSDQYKAYLQDLVEDMDFQGPGET
- the IRF3 gene encoding interferon regulatory factor 3 isoform X4, translated to MVGRKQGWSCPVTAIKPGKPAWAEATGAYVPGRDKPDLPTWKRNFRSALNRKDGLCLAEDRSKDPHDPHKIYEFVNSGVGDFSQPDSSPDTNGGGSTSDTQENILDELLGNMVLAPLPDPGPPSLAVAPQPLRSPSLDSPTPFPNLEPSENPLKRLLVPGEEWEFEVTAFYRGRQVFQQTISCPEGLRLVGSEVGDRTLPGWPITLPDPGMSLTDRGVMSYVRHVLSSLGGGLALRRAGQRLWAQRLGHCHTYWAVSEELLNSGHGPDGEVPKDKEGGVFDLGPFIVDLITFTEGSGRSPRYALWFCVGESWPQDQPWTKRLVMVKVVPTCLRALVEIARVGGASSLENTVDLHISNSHPLSLTSDQYKAYLQDLVEDMDFQGPGET
- the IRF3 gene encoding interferon regulatory factor 3 isoform X5, whose translation is MGTPKPRILPWLVSQLDLGQLEGVAWVNESRTRFRIPWKHGLRQDAQEEDFRIFQAWAEATGAYVPGRDKPDLPTWKRNFRSALNRKDGLCLAEDRSKDPHDPHKIYEFVNSGVGDFSQPDSSPDTNGGGSTSDTQENILDELLGNMVLAPLPDPGPPSLAVAPQPLRSPSLDSPTPFPNLEPSENPLKRLLVPGEEWEFEVTAFYRGRQVFQQTISCPEGLRLVGSEVGDRTLPGWPITLPDPGMSLTDRGVMSYVRHVLSSLGGGLALRRAGQRLWAQRLGHCHTYWAVSEELLNSGHGPDGEVPKDKEGGVFDLGPFIVGCAHVPQGLGRNRPGRGCLLPGEHCGPAHFQQPPTVPHL
- the IRF3 gene encoding interferon regulatory factor 3 isoform X6; the protein is MVGRKQGWSCPVTAIKPGKPAWAEATGAYVPGRDKPDLPTWKRNFRSALNRKDGLCLAEDRSKDPHDPHKIYEFVNSGVGDFSQPDSSPDTNGGGSTSDTQENILDELLGNMVLAPLPDPGPPSLAVAPQPLRSPSLDSPTPFPNLEPSENPLKRLLVPGEEWEFEVTAFYRGRQVFQQTISCPEGLRLVGSEVGDRTLPGWPITLPDPGMSLTDRGVMSYVRHVLSSLGGGLALRRAGQRLWAQRLGHCHTYWAVSEELLNSGHGPDGEVPKDKEGGVFDLGPFIVGCAHVPQGLGRNRPGRGCLLPGEHCGPAHFQQPPTVPHL